AGCCAGTCACGTCGTCGTTCGTTCGGACGTGGAAGTCGTCGCGGTTCTGCAGGGCACTCTGATACCGCGCGCCGACCCTCTCGGAGAGGGAGTCGACCATCTTCCGCGTCATCAGGATGTCGACCGAGACGCCCCGATCCAGGGCGTCCTCGAGCTGGGCGAGGACGTCCTCGCTGACGGCCTGCATATCGCGCTCGGGGACCGGATCTGCGGCGACCATCACGATGTGGTCGTCCGCGGCCCCCAGCCGCTCGAGCAGCAGATCGATCGTCTCCTCGGGTCCGACCGCGGCGGTCCAGAACTGCTCCTCGACGGGGTCGGCTGCGTCGAGCTCGTCGGCGAGATCGTCGACGATCGACTCGTACTGGTCGGCCTTCTCCTCGAGTTCGCGTTTCTTGTCCTCGAGGAGGCGATCGAGGGCAGTCGATGGTTCGACGGCGACGTACTTCTTCGGGCGACTTGCGGTCTGGCTGCGGACGAGGTTGTACTGTTCGATACTGTTGAGGACGTCGTAGATCCGCCCCATCGGCACGTCGCTCGCTCTCGACAACTCCTTTGCCGTTGTGGGCCCGGTGTTCAGCAGCGCTCGATACGCCCGAGCCTCGTACTCGGAGAGTCCGAGGTCCCTAAGACTGGCCATACTCGTAACGGCTCACCCGAGAAACAAAAACACTGTGGTGGTTTGACTCTCCCTCGATGCGACGGTGTTCACCCCGTACGTTAGTCGAGAATTTCCCCCACCCGCTCGCTCAACTGCTCGGGAGTTTCGGCGGGTTCGGAGCGACGGTCGCCGCGTTCGACGCGGGCGGTCCCGGTCTCGAGGTCGGCATCCGGGACGACGACCTTCTCGTGGTCCGCGAGCCGCAGCGCCGCGCGGTGGAGGTCGGAGCCGGGCGCGTCGCCGACCCGGATCGCCAGCGGTCCCTCGAGCAGCCGGCTCGTGGCTGTTCCGTACCGGGCGATCTGGACGCCGAAGCGATCGCTGGCGCCCGCGAAGTCCTCGAGAGTCTCCCTGGCGATCGTCCGATACTGTTCCTCGCCGGAAAGCACTGCCAGCTCGAGCAGTCCATCGGCGAGAGCGACGTTCGTGTCCAGGGGCCGCAGCGGGCGATCGCAGAGTCCGACGTCCGCCGCCGCGCTGTCGATAAAGGAGTCGCCGTCGCGAAGCCGTTCGACCGTCGCGTCGGCGACCGCCTCGGCCTCGGCGACAGCGTCGGTCTCGAGGGTGCTCGCGGTCGTCGTCAACGCGCCGAGGACGCGGGCCTGAGTCGAGAGCAGCGGCGTCGGCTGGTCGTCCTCGTCGGCGGACTCGAGCTGGTGGCTGGCGACGCCGTCCTCGAGCAGCTCGCTTCGCAGCGTCGAGAGCGCGCGCTCGGCGTAGCGTCGCGCCCGCTCGTCGTCGGTGTACGCGAAGTACGTGAGCAGTCCCTCGATCGCCAGCGCGTTCGGACCGGCGAAGACGCCGTCGTCGACGGGTGGCTCGTCGGCGGCCGCGCGATCGGTCGGGTCGAGTCCGTGGCTCTCGAGGTCTCCGGGTGCCTGGCTGTTCGCGAACGCCTCGGCGTCGCCGTTCCACAGCGTCGTCGTCAGATACTCGACGGTACGCTCGGCGGGGTCGCGGTACTCGGATTTCCCCGTCAGGAGGTAGGCGTTCGCGAACGCGCGCACGAGCGCGCCGTTGGAGTCAAGCAGCTTCTCGTGTTGCAGCCCGGACCAGTCGCGGTCAGTCGCGAACCGGTAGAACCCGCCGTCGTACTCGTCTAACAGGTTCGCGCCGACGGCGTCGAACGACCGCAGCGCCATCTCGCGGTCCCGTTTGAGGGCGAACTCGAGGGCGTCGGGCAACGGGAACTTCGGCTCGGTTCCCCAGCCGCCGGCGACCTCGTCGTAGGCCTCCTCGAGCTGGCTGAGCATCGTTCCCTCGATGTCGTCCGTGAGCTCGCCGGCCGGGGGTTCGTCCTCGCGAATCGGTCGCGGAACACGACCCGCACCGCTGCCCTTGGTCTGCCACATCGTCCGGACGCTATCGAGGACCTGGCGCATCCCGTCGGGACCGAGGTAGCCGGCCCCGGTCAGCACGGTCCCGTCGGGTGCCAGAAAAACCGTCGACGGGAACCCGCCCATGTTGTACCGATCGCGGACGCGTGGGTTCCGATCGACGTCGACTCGCACCGGAACGAACCCGTCGTTGATGTGGGCCGCGATCCGCGGTTCGGCGTAGGTCTCGGCGTCCATCTCGTGGCAGTGATCACACCACGTCGCGGTGAGCGCACAGAGGATCGGGACGTCCTCGGACGCGGCCTCGTCGAAGGCGTCCTGACCCCACTCGCGCCACTCCACGCGGGTCGAATCGTTCATACCGGTCGTCCGGGCGTCGACAGGGTAAGCGCTTCGTTCGGCGGACGTCCTCGGCGCGGGCGCGAGCGGGCGCGGAGTGTAAAGGGTTTTCACCCGTCGCCGGCTATATCGGGATATGCTCCGGTGGATCCTCGCGTTACTGCTGATCCCGTTTCTCGATGCGATACTTCTCGGGTTCGTCGCGACCGCCTATATCGGCTGGGTGCCGATGGTACTGCTTGTCGTTCTGACCGGTCTCGTCGGGATGTTGCTCGTCCGGGCGGAGGGACGACGGACGATTCGAAAGATGCAACGCTCGCTCGCCGAGGGGAAGCCTCCGACTAACGAGTTGCTCGACGGCGGCTTCCTGATCGCCTCGGGCGCGTTCCTGCTAACTCCGGGTCTGGTCACCGATCTGATCGGGTTTCTGCTGGTCGTTCCGGTCACTCGGATCCCGATTCGGACGGCGCTCAAACGCTACGTGATCGTCCCGTACGCGGACAAGAAAACGGACGGCTTCGCGAGCGGAAACGTCTGGACGTTTGGATTCCCTGGCGGAAGCGCCGAGCAGGACGAAGCCCGTGCCCAGTGGTCCGATGGCGGTACCTACGACCTCGGCGAGGACGACTACACCGTCGACAGCGAGGAGTCGTACACGGTTGAGTTCGGCGACGAGCGGACCGACGACGCCGACGTCGACGACGACGATCCCTACGCCCGGTAGCGATTCTCACGGCTCTTCCAGAAAGAAACACTTAACCATCCCAGCGCACAACTGGCTAATGCAGTCGCGGGCCAATAGCTCAATTAGGTTGAGCGCCACTCTGATAAGGTGGAGGCTCTCGGTTCAAATCCGAGTTGGCCCACTCAGCTTCTGAACGCTGTTATACACCCGATAACGCCAGTTTTAGCGTTCAACAGCTCCGTTCACGACGTTCGAGGAGAGCGGTACCCCTCGATTTCGCCGCTTAGTTGATTCACTTCTGAACGCGGGTCGCCTCCGTCTTCGGAGTCCGATTCGCTCAGACGGTAAAACGGGTGATGGATATTGGGATCAAAGGAGGGTTCAGATGCCGGCGAGCGCATCCATCAATTCCCACAGGAGGCCGGACACCGATCGTGAGCGGAACGAAACCGGCTCGTAGGTGGACGTGTCGTCCGCGTCATCGCGCTCCTGATACTGAAGTAGTTCGTCGACGTGGAGGTTCGGTTCACAGTGGTACCCGTCAGAATCGCTGTAATGGATTGTGTAGTACGGCTGTATCGGAGTCCGAATCTAGGTATCGTTCGTCCGGTCGGCCGCTTCGAGACCGGATGGCGGATTCGGGATCCACGTCACTCGGAGAGACGCGGTCTCTGCTGCGCGACCGAACCACAATGGATCGAGCGTGGCCCTAACCAGTGTCCGGCAGGCGCTGTGTCAGACGTTCGAACCGGTCAGGCTGGACGACGTCGGATCCGCGAACCCGATCGTCCGGTCACGCTCGAAAACCGGCTCGATTGCTCATACGATAGCTGGCAGATTCTGAGTAGGCGGCCCGAGTCAGTGTGTGACCATCGTTGAAACGATCGAGATATTCCTCCGTGAGTGCTGGTATTCCTCCGGTTGCCGCCTTAACACCCGGTTAACTCGAATTCGAGAGTCGGTTTTTTGATCTGTCGTATCTGGAACTGTTCCGGATATGCCGCCGTCGAGTTGGTCCCTCGATACGAGACCTTACCGACGCTATAATAAACAGCCAGAATAGATTTCCTCTGACTGTGATGTTGCCAGTCTGTACGTATCGACTGCTACCGATCGGCCGAGACGGCGCCGCCGATTCGGAGCTGAGGTGATCTCTCAAATGAGGTATACGCACGGTGTGGTTCGCGCCGACGGATCACTATCCGAGAAGGTGTTCGAGGAGTGGCTCCCCTCCAAGCCCGAAATTCGGTATACGTCCGATCGTGTCGCGCTCGCGACCGAACGCGACGCGTGTCACTCGGCCGGTGAGGCGGCCGACGCCGAAAACGAGTCGGTTCGGTGCTGGCTTCTCGGTGACGTCT
This genomic window from Natronococcus occultus SP4 contains:
- a CDS encoding FxsA family protein, yielding MLRWILALLLIPFLDAILLGFVATAYIGWVPMVLLVVLTGLVGMLLVRAEGRRTIRKMQRSLAEGKPPTNELLDGGFLIASGAFLLTPGLVTDLIGFLLVVPVTRIPIRTALKRYVIVPYADKKTDGFASGNVWTFGFPGGSAEQDEARAQWSDGGTYDLGEDDYTVDSEESYTVEFGDERTDDADVDDDDPYAR
- a CDS encoding DUF255 domain-containing protein, which produces MNDSTRVEWREWGQDAFDEAASEDVPILCALTATWCDHCHEMDAETYAEPRIAAHINDGFVPVRVDVDRNPRVRDRYNMGGFPSTVFLAPDGTVLTGAGYLGPDGMRQVLDSVRTMWQTKGSGAGRVPRPIREDEPPAGELTDDIEGTMLSQLEEAYDEVAGGWGTEPKFPLPDALEFALKRDREMALRSFDAVGANLLDEYDGGFYRFATDRDWSGLQHEKLLDSNGALVRAFANAYLLTGKSEYRDPAERTVEYLTTTLWNGDAEAFANSQAPGDLESHGLDPTDRAAADEPPVDDGVFAGPNALAIEGLLTYFAYTDDERARRYAERALSTLRSELLEDGVASHQLESADEDDQPTPLLSTQARVLGALTTTASTLETDAVAEAEAVADATVERLRDGDSFIDSAAADVGLCDRPLRPLDTNVALADGLLELAVLSGEEQYRTIARETLEDFAGASDRFGVQIARYGTATSRLLEGPLAIRVGDAPGSDLHRAALRLADHEKVVVPDADLETGTARVERGDRRSEPAETPEQLSERVGEILD
- a CDS encoding TrmB family transcriptional regulator yields the protein MASLRDLGLSEYEARAYRALLNTGPTTAKELSRASDVPMGRIYDVLNSIEQYNLVRSQTASRPKKYVAVEPSTALDRLLEDKKRELEEKADQYESIVDDLADELDAADPVEEQFWTAAVGPEETIDLLLERLGAADDHIVMVAADPVPERDMQAVSEDVLAQLEDALDRGVSVDILMTRKMVDSLSERVGARYQSALQNRDDFHVRTNDDVTGSFNIIDGVEICIQVPNPLSSGDAFGMIDLKDPEFAANVHGEFAPRWEEAKPLTF